TTGTCAAAACGGCGTTGAGCTTTCACAACCATGGCTGTCTCGACTCTAGCTCTCTCGAGAGTCACCTCATAGACACGGGAATCTCTGAGTCTCTTCCTCTCCGAGATGAGTTTGTCGACCACGGCGTCCCTTTCCTTCTCTAACGAAACCTTCTCGCGAGTAAGAATTTTGACAGCAGATCGGATGTTCAGCAGCTTCGTTTTCAGACTCTCGAACTTCACACGAAGGATCTCTTTATCTTCAACGGCTTTGGCCGTCGCAATCTCGTGCATCCTGCGAACGCGAGCAACCTCCGCCTCCGCAGCTCGAGCTGAATTCTCAGAGACCCCTAACTGCGCCTGAGTTCGCCTAAGCTCGGTTTCGTACTTCTCCACCATGCGATTCGTGACACCTTCACTCTGTAGTGTGAAGAAAGTAGAAAAAACAACTTAAGCAACGAAGGAAGCTAAAGTAATGAACCGAAATAGACAATGAAGGAGGAATTACCACTTTCCTAGCGTGAGCAGCTTCGACATAATCATCCTTGAACAAAAGATCCTCAACCGGTGGAAGAGCAACAGGACCTCCTCTTACCTGTCGAGTCAACTCCGCGCATTTCATCGGGTTAGAGATCAAGAGAGTGTCCCCGTTGTATGAGAAGTCCACCACATCAGGAAAGTTCATCTGGGATCCCCTGGCAGCAAAACTTCCGTCAGCGCCTTCACTCAGAGATGGAGCACTTCGCGATTTGACGGCTCTCTTCCCAGAAGCCATCTTATACTTTGAGATAGAAGCACCAGGAGCGGGAGTAAActcctctctctccctctcatcGCGAGCAAAACCATCCACAGCATCGTCGAGGGTATCATCCTCGGTCGAAGGATCCACTTGGCGAGAAGAACTCTGCTCAGCCTCCGTCGGcttcttcctctgcttcttcGGACGTTCCTCTGATGGGTCATTCGCAGAAGCTTCAACGGGACCTTCTCGACTTGCGTTCGAATCCTCAGTCTCTTTCTTGGAAGAAGCTTCGCGGGACCTCTTcttccctttcttcttctttgatgaTTTCTGCTGCACTGCTCCATCGGGTGCTTCGGAGCGCTCACCTTCAGCACGAACGGATCCCTGCATATCCTTCGGAGAATCGCCTTTCCCTTCCTCTCTCGTTTCGGTCCCAGCAGCCCAGAACTATCTTCAGTTACACCGGGGATCGCGACTGGGGGAGGATCATCGCTATACACATCCGCTGGTTCGCCGTCGACTACGGAGGCAGATTTCCTCTTACTTAGCGACTTCAGCTGTACTTTCAAGATAGCACTCAGATCGGGAGTCTGTTTCATCTTCCTTGCTTTGTTTACTAGTTTCTGCTGCTTCCTCGTGAACAGCGACAAACGCTTCTTCCCAGGGACAACCACGCAAGGTAATCTTGATCGCCAAACCTCTgtggccaaaaaaaaaaagaagaagaagaatgagatGAATCCTCAAACCTCTGCGGCCAAAAGATCGATTACCTCTTGCTACGCGATCCTGACAACGACGAATCCAATCAGCGCTAAGATCAGGCCATCTGCGATGGCTAAGTGTTGCAATGGCTTGAGCGTGCTCAAAGAAGTTCTCCGGATATGCGATCGTGTTCGGATGGCGAACTGcaaaaacgtaaaaaaaaaaaaaaaaccaccaGGTTAATACTTATAAAATCAAGAGACCCAAAGGAAACTATGATCTACCGATTTCACGATCCCAAAGGACCGGGAAGTCGCCTTTCGGCGGCTCATCAAACGCGTGCTCGTCCGACTTAATGTAAAAGTAGTATCGCTGCCAATCTTTCGTCTTGTTTGGATGACCGGTCAAAACGTTGTAGGAGGGGCGCATTTTTATAGAGTGCAAACCATGAGGCATATGTGAGGGGtcaaactcacacctagattttagatcaggttttatgttcaGAAAAGGatagggaaagattatcgcgggctgaatcccgtaagaacttgatgaatgaacttcgatttgtattgatataatagaaatggaatggttacaaaagatgatctttgatgaatatcaaGACTTTAAGAGAATTACAAATAAGAACGTTTCAATGAATGTTGAGTAAGATATCAGTAGGATCGGATCCCCTTCTTAGTCTTCGAtcttctctttttatagctttggacttctttaggttgtttgcaactgatctccgagatcctctccgcttgaggtggaatctgcaacagcttccccttgaccgggtcctgcgcttcttctggttgcgacgtgagcttcctcttcgtcgtgacctccttagttaggatccttagctttcagcctccggtTCTAGCTTAGCTCTCTTTTAGACTTCAGACTCGTGATGGGCTTGTCGTGAcccatcatcatctttattATTGAATAATCAGCTCctgggccatatttgggcccaacagttgcccccagctctcgaaatgaggtttcgttattctcgggagctagacctagccgcccaagctagattctcttgttgagatcatgattactagctatctcaaccgcATTTATTCATATCCGATCGGACGGCTGTAATCCATCTCTAGTAAAATCAACGGTTTTAGATTTAAACGAGTTTAAATTTCAATTTCCGATTTTcaagacgtgatgggatataaagctgagagaattaactgcttgtctctccactttctccacgcctctcgacggtttccaaggtaattcacacctctcttctttattttaccgttttttgtcgttattattttttttatccgcCTCTCGATCAATCTAGTTCTTCATCTTGAATTTCTCTCTGAGATTCTGCCTTAGATCGATTCTATTCTTTTACTTCCTGCTTTCCCTTTCCTTCCCTATCATGAGtcgaaaagaaggttccggcgaagttcagatctcagcctccggcgcccgtattatgaaggtcaaacaggaagctggtgagaagatggcggaagccaagaagaaaaagagtaaagactcgatcggagcaagagttaagaggatgaagaagaaaggcggcaagagcgcctcctccggtCCTCACTTCCCTTCCCTCTTGAAGGGTCAGGACGTTGTCAATCTTGCCGTTCAGGCTCACGGCAAGAGCGATCTAGTTAGAGCTTGTGCTGAAAACGAGAACCCCGAGACcgctccggagggttggttctgcgttcatgaaaaatatatttccaagtgccaccttagatttcctcttcccacccttttgctggatctcttagatcattaccAGCTAGCTCTTCCTCAGCTTTGCCCGTCGGTCATTCGAGTGATAAATGGGTTCATCACTagagccaaggaggaaggagttatcgttGGGTTATCTGAGttaatgagtctcttctcgataaaggagagcacttccaaggatggcgggagcggtacctactatctcccctgtcgtccagggctaggcatTTTCAAGTTCTCAGctagtgatgatgactggcgcaggaagtacttttatgtcaagattgacccttcCACGGTTCCTGTAGGTCGTGACCTTAGGAACGCATGGTCCGAtatttctggttaggattttagggatatgctCACATGTTTATTCTTGTTTGTCATGTTGTGCTAATTGCCTTTTGACTCTTTTTGCAGAAATCAAAGATCCTGTCAAGTTATCTAGCAAACTTACCAGAGCTCTCTACAGGAAGCTACAGCATAGCCCTAACACTTGGGCAGCTTACACTACTTCGAGagttggatcagctaggttccctGAACGGTACCAAgcgtccttccctgattcagtgacggttgctggtttagaaggtatcTTTTTATTCACAATTCGTGATTTTTACTATCCGAATTTGTCTTATGCGActaatggattttttttatgtcttagtttctgaaggtgattccattctcgaagtttcctccggagcaagtacttcttcgaagactcaatcacagaagatgccaattcaaccttccttccgttccaggggtagatcgaccaaggctgccagctcctctagagggagtgataagaaccaaggaggatccttcctcgACTCTGTGAAGGAGGTTCTTGATGAAGGAGGCTCTGCCCCTGCTAAAGATGTCGTCTCTTCGGAACCCaaggttcaggaagttggccttccctccgaggtcccgATGACTGAAGCTGATCCTCAAGTAATGAGGGACCCTCCGGAGTCTGAGCccccgaggaacaagaggtcccgaacCGACCAGGTTGatagaccttcgaggtcttcctcctcctcctctagaggaggaaccgttggctggacCTTTtctcattcaaagcttggatcGGTCTTGGACGatccgtggggtttggctactctgatgaggcacatgaagagtcccgggtgtcccctcccctcgatctccaatatcacgcacaaggatgagtacgtcgatattgctcatcacatgggtcaggtatgaagttTATTTCATCTTTCAGCTTTGTCTTTGGAAGATTTTGCTAAATCGTTTTCCGTTTTCCGCAGCTGGCTGGAGCTATTAACAGAGCTCAATTCAAGTTTGAGGACGCTGTACACAATGCTCCTAGCGCTGAGGAATTAGCCCAGGTCACTGAGTtggtcaaggccaacaagactgagctcaaccagactcgggctctgatctcggatctccaagccgaggtgaagagacttggctctaagtgtgatgctcagcaagggacgatcgagagccagctgattgacctccaggtgaagaataggaagattggggagttggatgctgcccggaagatagccgagtatcaagtcaaggagctgatCTCCACATCCCAgaacagccagaagaacaaggaagctgaggtcaggctagccgtccggaggggaaagaaggaggtagctgaaGCCTACAACAAGATTCTGGTtattgtcaaggagaagttctccaagaagaaagatgaagttgacctcctggttcatgcccaagagattcaagccaacaccgagctcctgaagGACATACTGGATGGTgagattaagagtactcaagatGAGTATGATAACTTGGTGGCGCTaatgccggaagctgttgcggcgtacgagaaggctcaggtttCGGACTTCTCGAttggcaagctccctcttccccaactctctgagagttcaggtactttcgagattaatatgtttaacctctccttttccggagagttcggttctaatttgggattggtgggttcttactcagccccagtcgaaaccgcctctggaggtagcgacaaggagatggaggaggttcctgaggaggaagatccagctggCAAGGGAGCTGAaaagagctcggatgacaaggaagtttaagaacTGATGCTCTTTCGtgttttctaggatttctgcCCGATGGGCTTTGTTTTCACTTGTTTCTCaaacttatagcctgaggaggcttttaaacctttatctgttgcattttgaatctttggttagcctggggaggcttttaaacccttgtttaatttcaaacttggttttcttgtttcgtttttagtttttggctTTAGTCGTGAAATATGACAGCTTAATCATAATCGATCCTTAcgataagtctggaagactttggtcgttttttttgttccttAAGAGGATTTCTTGAAGTATCGGGATTAGCttagggtttttaggaacctaagttctggacaccttaggtgggggttcttgggaacctgaacttgtttgtgggatttcaagacccgttgagacttgcttaggattttaagacctttgtgatttgatgaggattttaagacctcgaagatttataaggattttaagaccttggagaattgacaaggattttaagaccttggagatttggtaaggattttaagaccttaggtccaggttcgtcgagacctgatattgtctgaaggattttaagaccttaggttcaggttcgtcgagacctgacattgctttgaaggattttaagacctttaggattgttaaggattttaagaccttaggttcaggtttgtagggacctgttttgttaaagaattgagatatcgaaaatgatttctttattgatagttggatacatggtatcatagtaatcatacactTGCTGTATTATAACGATCATACGTTTGCTGCGTGGGCTATGTGACTTT
The Raphanus sativus cultivar WK10039 unplaced genomic scaffold, ASM80110v3 Scaffold3861, whole genome shotgun sequence genome window above contains:
- the LOC130506984 gene encoding uncharacterized protein LOC130506984 — translated: MTGAGKIKDPVKLSSKLTRALYRKLQHSPNTWAAYTTSRVGSARFPERYQASFPDSVTVAGLEVSEGDSILEVSSGASTSSKTQSQKMPIQPSFRSRGRSTKAASSSRGSDKNQGGSFLDSVKEVLDEGGSAPAKDVVSSEPKVQEVGLPSEVPMTEADPQVMRDPPESEPPRNKRSRTDQLGSVLDDPWGLATLMRHMKSPGCPLPSISNITHKDEYVDIAHHMGQLAGAINRAQFKFEDAVHNAPSAEELAQVTELVKANKTELNQTRALISDLQAEVKRLGSKCDAQQGTIESQLIDLQVKNRKIGELDAARKIAEYQVKELISTSQNSQKNKEAEVRLAVRRGKKEVAEAYNKILVIVKEKFSKKKDEVDLLVHAQEIQANTELLKDILDGEIKSTQDEYDNLVALMPEAVAAYEKAQVSDFSIGKLPLPQLSESSGTFEINMFNLSFSGEFGSNLGLVGSYSAPVETASGGSDKEMEE